In one window of Scyliorhinus canicula chromosome 17, sScyCan1.1, whole genome shotgun sequence DNA:
- the LOC119951208 gene encoding gastrula zinc finger protein XlCGF26.1-like isoform X2, with protein MSDLERPEETQNMEKPWKCWDCGKGFRVPSKLEIHRRIHTGERPFTCSQCEKGFIEFSSLRSHERIHTGERPFTCFHCGKTFSHSSHLQRHQRVHTGERPFTCSQCGKGFSDSSHLQTHQRVHTGERPFICPQCGKGFTNLSILCSHQRVHTGERPFTCSQCGMGFTRSSNLQSHQRVHTGEKPFTCFQCRKGFTRLSSLQRHQRVHTGMKPFTCSQCGKGFTDLSSLKSHQRDHTGEKPFTCPQCGKRFTQLSNLQNHQRVHIGERPFTCSQCEKGFSDSSTLRKHQRVHTGEKLRTCSQCGKGFSRLSHLQSHQRVHTGERPFNCPQCGKGFTQLSTLKSHQRIHTGEKPFICSQCEKGFNDSSTLRKHQRIHTGEKPFTCSQCGKRFSDSSNLRKHQRIHTVGQPFTCFEKEWSWVS; from the exons ATGTCCGACCTGGAGAGAcccgaggagacccaaaacatggagaaaccgtggaaatgttgggactgtgggaagggtttcagaGTCCCATCgaagctggaaattcatcgacgcattcacactggggagaggccgttcacctgctctcagtgtgagaagggattcatcgaGTTTTCCAGCCTGAGGTCACatgagcgaattcacactggggagaggccgttcacctgctttcACTGTGGGAAGACGTTCAGTCATTCCTCccacctgcagagacatcagcgagttcacactggggagaggccgtttacttgctctcagtgtgggaagggattcagtgattcatcccacctgcagacacaccagcgagttcacactggggagaggccattcatctgccctcagtgtgggaagggattcacaaatTTATCCATCCTGTGtagccaccagcgagttcacactggggagaggccgttcacctgctctcagtgtgggatgggattcactcgCTCTTCCAACCTGCAGAgtcaccagcgcgttcacactggggagaagccgttcacctgctttcagtgtaggaagggattcactcggttatccagcctgcagagacaccagcgagttcacactgggatgaaaccgttcacctgctctcagtgtgggaagggattcactgatctTTCGAGTctgaagtcacaccagcgagatcacactggggagaagccattcacctgccctcagtgtgggaagagattcactcagttatccaacctgcagaatcaccagcgagttcacatcggggagaggccattcacctgctctcagtgtgagaagggattcagtgattcatccaccctgcggaaacatcagcgagttcacactggggagaaactgcgcacctgctctcagtgtgggaagggattcagtcggttATCCCATTTgcagagtcaccagcgagttcacactggggagaggccattcaactgccctcagtgtgggaagggatttactcaattatccaccctgaagtcacaccagcgaattcacactggggaaaagccattcatctgctctcagtgtgagaagggattcaatgattcatccaccctgcggaaacatcagagaattcacactggggagaagccattcacctgctctcagtgtgggaagcgattcagtgattcatccaacctgcggaaacatcagcgaattcacactgtgGGACAGCCATTCACATGCTTTGAGAAGG AATGGAGTTGGGTGTCTTAA
- the LOC119951208 gene encoding gastrula zinc finger protein XlCGF26.1-like isoform X1, with the protein MSDLERPEETQNMEKPWKCWDCGKGFRVPSKLEIHRRIHTGERPFTCSQCEKGFIEFSSLRSHERIHTGERPFTCFHCGKTFSHSSHLQRHQRVHTGERPFTCSQCGKGFSDSSHLQTHQRVHTGERPFICPQCGKGFTNLSILCSHQRVHTGERPFTCSQCGMGFTRSSNLQSHQRVHTGEKPFTCFQCRKGFTRLSSLQRHQRVHTGMKPFTCSQCGKGFTDLSSLKSHQRDHTGEKPFTCPQCGKRFTQLSNLQNHQRVHIGERPFTCSQCEKGFSDSSTLRKHQRVHTGEKLRTCSQCGKGFSRLSHLQSHQRVHTGERPFNCPQCGKGFTQLSTLKSHQRIHTGEKPFICSQCEKGFNDSSTLRKHQRIHTGEKPFTCSQCGKRFSDSSNLRKHQRIHTVGQPFTCFEKGKTFSDPSPLHSVAHAWSAFNGAKRLNQSQN; encoded by the coding sequence ATGTCCGACCTGGAGAGAcccgaggagacccaaaacatggagaaaccgtggaaatgttgggactgtgggaagggtttcagaGTCCCATCgaagctggaaattcatcgacgcattcacactggggagaggccgttcacctgctctcagtgtgagaagggattcatcgaGTTTTCCAGCCTGAGGTCACatgagcgaattcacactggggagaggccgttcacctgctttcACTGTGGGAAGACGTTCAGTCATTCCTCccacctgcagagacatcagcgagttcacactggggagaggccgtttacttgctctcagtgtgggaagggattcagtgattcatcccacctgcagacacaccagcgagttcacactggggagaggccattcatctgccctcagtgtgggaagggattcacaaatTTATCCATCCTGTGtagccaccagcgagttcacactggggagaggccgttcacctgctctcagtgtgggatgggattcactcgCTCTTCCAACCTGCAGAgtcaccagcgcgttcacactggggagaagccgttcacctgctttcagtgtaggaagggattcactcggttatccagcctgcagagacaccagcgagttcacactgggatgaaaccgttcacctgctctcagtgtgggaagggattcactgatctTTCGAGTctgaagtcacaccagcgagatcacactggggagaagccattcacctgccctcagtgtgggaagagattcactcagttatccaacctgcagaatcaccagcgagttcacatcggggagaggccattcacctgctctcagtgtgagaagggattcagtgattcatccaccctgcggaaacatcagcgagttcacactggggagaaactgcgcacctgctctcagtgtgggaagggattcagtcggttATCCCATTTgcagagtcaccagcgagttcacactggggagaggccattcaactgccctcagtgtgggaagggatttactcaattatccaccctgaagtcacaccagcgaattcacactggggaaaagccattcatctgctctcagtgtgagaagggattcaatgattcatccaccctgcggaaacatcagagaattcacactggggagaagccattcacctgctctcagtgtgggaagcgattcagtgattcatccaacctgcggaaacatcagcgaattcacactgtgGGACAGCCATTCACATGCTTTGAGAAGGGTAAAACATTCAGTGATCCATCTCCGCTACACAGTGTTGCACATGCCTGGTCAGCTTTCAATGGGGCTAAGAGACTGAACCAAAGCCAAAACTAA